A genomic region of Lagenorhynchus albirostris chromosome 18, mLagAlb1.1, whole genome shotgun sequence contains the following coding sequences:
- the F10 gene encoding coagulation factor X yields the protein MAGGLCLFLLGASLAGLLLPGASVFLPRDQAHSVLQRVRRANSFWEEVKKGNLERECLEEACSYEEAREVFEDTEKTNEFWNIYKDGDQCESRPCLNQGICKDGLGEYTCTCLEGFEGQNCELPTRELCSLDNGGCDQFCREERSAVLCSCASGYDLGDDGKSCVSTEPFPCGKLTPGRGRRSATHGSGEAPEAGVPEQYDRGDLGPTESSLHLLGLNGTEPSPKEDESHLVRIVGGRDCEDGECPWQALLVNEENEGFCGGTILSEFCVLTAAHCLLQAKRFTVRVGDRDTEKEEGNEMAHEVEVTVKHSRFVKETYDFDIAVLRLKTPIKFRRNVAPACLPEKDWAEATLLTQKTGVVSGFGRTHERGRLSSTLKMLEVPYVDRTTCKLSSSFTITSNMFCAGYDAQPEDACQGDSGGPHVTRFRDTYFITGIVSWGEGCARKGKYGVYTKVTNFLKWIDKSMKAGLGTGDRGEPRPQ from the exons ATGGCGGGCGGGCTGTGCCTCTTCCTTCTCGGCGCCTCCCTGGCTGGCCTCCTGCTGCCGGGGGCAAGTG TGTTCCTGCCCCGGGACCAGGCCCACAGCGTCCTGCAGAGAGTCCGCAGGGCCAACTCGTTTTGGGAGGAGGTGAAGAAGGGAAACCTGGAAAGGGAGTGCCTAGAGGAGGCCTGCTCGTATGAGGAGGCCCGCGAGGTCTTCGAAGACACGGAGAAGACG aatGAATTCTGGAATATATACAAAG ATGGTGACCAGTGTGAAAGCCGTCCTTGCCTGAATCAGGGCATATGTAAAGATGGCCTCGGGGAATACACATGCACCTGTTTGGAAGGATTTGAAGGCCAAAACTGTGAATTAC CCACGCGTGAGCTCTGCAGCCTGGACAACGGGGGCTGCGACCAGTTCTGCAGGGAGGAGCGGAGCGCGGTGCTGTGCTCGTGCGCCAGCGGGTACGACCTGGGCGACGACGGCAAGTCCTGCGTCTCCACAG AGCCCTTCCCCTGCGGGAAGCTCACCCCGGGACGCGGCAGGCGGTCGGCCACCCACGGCAGCGGGGAGGCCCCCGAAGCAGGCGTGCCGGAGCAGTACGACCGCGGAGACCTGGGCCCCACCGAGAGCTCCCTCCACCTGCTGGGCCTCAATGGGACAGAGCCCAGCCCCAAGGAGGACGAGAGCCACCTGGTCCGGATAGTGGGCGGGAGGGACTGCGAAGACGGGGAGTGCCCCTGGCAG GCTCTGCTCGTCAATGAGGAGAACGAGGGCTTCTGCGGGGGCACCATCCTGAGCGAGTTCTGCGTCCTCACCGCGGCCCACTGTCTTCTGCAGGCCAAGCGGTTCACAGTGAGGGTAG GCGACCGGGACACGGAGAAGGAGGAGGGCAACGAGATGGCACACGAGGTGGAGGTGACCGTGAAGCACAGCCGGTTCGTCAAGGAGACTTACGACTTCGACATCGCGGTGCTGCGGCTCAAGACGCCCATCAAGTTCCGCAGGAACGTGGCGCCCGCCTGCCTGCCGGAGAAGGACTGGGCCGAGGCCACGCTGCTGACCCAGAAGACGGGCGTCGTCAGCGGCTTCGGGCGCACGCACGAGCGGGGCCGCCTGTCGTCCACGCTCAAGATGCTGGAGGTGCCCTACGTGGACAGGACCACCTGCAAGCTGTCCAGCAGCTTCACCATCACCTCCAACATGTTCTGCGCCGGCTACGATGCGCAGCCCGAGGACGCCTGCCAGGGCGACAGCGGCGGCCCCCACGTCACCCGCTTCAGGGACACCTACTTCATCACTGGCATCGTCAGCTGGGGCGAAGGGTGCGCGCGGAAGGGGAAGTACGGCGTCTACACCAAGGTCACCAACTTCCTCAAGTGGATTGACAAGTCCATGAAAGCCgggctggggacaggggacaGGGGGGAGCCGCGCCCCCAGTGA
- the F7 gene encoding coagulation factor VII, with the protein MAPRLRGLALLCLLLGLRGSLVAVFVSQEQAHSVLHRPRRANWLLEELWPGSLERECREEFCSFEEAREIFQSKERTNQFWISYNDGDQCASRPCQNGGSCEDQLQSYLCFCLDGFEGRNCETDKNSQLICPNDNGGCEQYCRDDAEAGRTCWCHEGYALQADGVSCTATVEYPCGKIPVLQKRNDSNPQGRIVGGHVCPKGECPWQAMLKLNGALLCGGSLLDTVWVVSAAHCFDRLRSWRNLTVVLGEHDLSQDEGDEQERQVAQVIIPDKYVRGKTDHDLALLRLARPVALGDHVAPLCLPERAFAERTLAFVRFSAVSGWGQLLERGATALRLMAVHVPRLLTQDCRQLSRRRPGGPVVTDNMFCAGYTDGSKDACKGDSGGPHATHFQGTWYLTGVVSWGEGCAAAGHFGVYTRVSQYTAWLRRLMGSPPPSGGLVRAPLLP; encoded by the exons ATGGCTCCTCGGCTCCGGGGGCTGGCCCTCCTCTGCCTTCTGCTGGGCCTgcggggttccctggtggcag TCTTTGTCTCCCAGGAGCAAGCCCACAGTGTCCTGCACAGGCCCCGGCGCGCCAACTGGTTGCTGGAGgaactgtggcctggatccctgGAGCGCGAGTGCAGGGAGGAGTTCTGCTCCTTCGAGGAGGCCCGGGAGATCTTCCAGAGCAAGGAGAGGACG AATCAGTTCTGGATTTCTTACAACG ACGGGGACCAGTGCGCCTCCAGGCCCTGTCAAAACGGGGGCTCCTGCGAGGACCAGCTGCAGTCCTACCTCTGCTTCTGCCTGGATGGCTTCGAGGGCCGGAACTGTGAGACAG ACAAGAACAGCCAGCTGATCTGCCCGAATGACAACGGTGGCTGTGAGCAGTACTGCAGGGATGACGCGGAGGCTGGGCGCACCTGCTGGTGCCACGAGGGGTACGCGCTCCAGGCGGACGGGGTGTCCTGCACGGCCACAG TTGAATATCCGTGCGGAAAAATACCTGTTCTGCAAAAAAGAAACGACAGCAACCCCCAAGGCCGAATCGTGGGTGGTCACGTCTGCCCCAAAGGGGAGTGCCCCTGGCAG GCCATGCTGAAGCTGAATGGGGCGCTGCTGTGCGGGGGCTCCCTGCTCGACACCGTCTGGGTGGTCTCCGCAGCCCACTGTTTCGACAGACTCAGAAGCTGGAGGAACCTGACAGTGGTGCTGG GCGAGCACGACCTCAGCCAAGACGAAGGTGACgagcaggagaggcaggtggcacAGGTCATCATTCCCGACAAGTACGTCCGGGGCAAGACGGACCACGACCTGGCCCTGCTGCGCCTGGCGCGGCCCGTGGCCCTCGGCGACCACGTGGCGCCCCTCTGCCTGCCCGAGCGGGCCTTCGCGGAGCGGACGCTGGCCTTTGTGCGCTTCTCGGCCGTCAGCGGCTGGGGCCAGCTCCTGGAGCGCGGCGCCACGGCCCTCCGGCTCATGGCCGTGCACGTGCCCCGGCTCCTGACCCAGGACTGCCGGCAGCTGTCGCGCCGGAGGCCCGGAGGCCCCGTCGTCACTGACAACATGTTCTGCGCCGGCTACACGGACGGCAGCAAGGATGCCTGCAAGGGGGACAGCGGGGGCCCGCACGCCACCCACTTCCAGGGCACCTGGTACCTGACGGGTGTCGTCAGCTGGGGCGAGGGCTGCGCAGCCGCCGGCCACTTCGGCGTCTACACCCGGGTCTCCCAGTACACGGCCTGGCTCCGCCGTCTCATGGGCTCCCCACCACCCTCGGGGGGCCTCGTCCGGGCCCCGCTGCTGCCCTAG